In a single window of the Cumulibacter soli genome:
- the cysS gene encoding cysteine--tRNA ligase: MSLRLFDSKNRAVRDFVPVEPGKVSMYVCGITVQGPPHIGHMRVAVAFDVVRRWLIRTGYDVTMIRNVTDIDDKILIKAAEHNDDWWKWAYRYELVATAAYNTLGVLPPSYEPRATGHITEMIDLIAELIDRGHAYESGGDVYFDVASWPRYGELTGMKVDELQPAADTDNDSKKRDVRDFALWKGQKASEPASASWPTPWGRGRPGWHLECSAMARRYLGSGFDIHGGGIDLRFPHHENEIAQSCAAGDEFAQYWMHNAWVTLAGEKMSKSLGNTLSIDELTKNARPVDLRFYLATVHYRSTVDFSESSLAEARAAYDRIEGFIGRADVAGDISTVALPDGFVSAMNDDINVSGAMAVVYDAVRHGNSALASGDKARARELALQVRAMLDVLGLDPLSEQWVDCAESQTADLGWAIDDLLAQRTEARAAKDFARADAIRDTLTAHGISIEDTPDGPKWSR, from the coding sequence GTGAGCCTTCGCCTTTTTGACAGCAAGAACCGGGCGGTGCGCGACTTCGTGCCCGTAGAGCCGGGCAAGGTCTCTATGTATGTGTGCGGTATCACCGTCCAGGGTCCGCCGCATATCGGACACATGCGGGTAGCGGTCGCCTTCGACGTCGTACGCCGCTGGCTGATCCGTACCGGTTACGACGTCACGATGATCCGCAACGTCACCGACATCGACGACAAGATCCTGATCAAGGCCGCGGAGCACAACGACGATTGGTGGAAGTGGGCCTACCGCTACGAGCTGGTCGCGACCGCGGCGTACAACACGCTCGGCGTGCTGCCTCCCTCGTACGAGCCGCGCGCCACCGGACACATCACCGAGATGATCGACCTGATCGCTGAACTCATTGACCGCGGGCACGCGTATGAATCCGGCGGTGACGTGTACTTCGACGTAGCGTCGTGGCCGCGGTACGGCGAGTTGACCGGGATGAAGGTCGACGAACTGCAACCCGCAGCCGATACCGACAACGACTCCAAGAAACGCGACGTGCGTGACTTTGCGCTCTGGAAGGGCCAGAAGGCGTCCGAACCAGCCAGCGCGTCGTGGCCGACTCCATGGGGCCGCGGTCGACCTGGATGGCACCTGGAGTGCTCGGCGATGGCGCGCCGGTACCTGGGCTCGGGCTTCGATATCCATGGCGGCGGCATCGACCTGCGATTCCCGCACCACGAGAACGAGATCGCGCAATCGTGCGCGGCCGGCGACGAGTTCGCGCAGTACTGGATGCACAACGCTTGGGTGACTCTCGCCGGCGAGAAGATGTCGAAGTCGTTGGGCAATACGTTGTCGATCGACGAACTGACCAAGAACGCGCGACCGGTTGACCTCCGGTTCTACTTAGCGACCGTGCACTACCGCTCGACCGTGGATTTCAGCGAGTCCTCGCTGGCCGAGGCTCGGGCGGCGTACGACCGGATCGAGGGGTTCATCGGCCGCGCGGACGTCGCCGGTGACATATCGACGGTCGCGCTACCGGACGGGTTCGTGTCCGCGATGAACGATGACATCAATGTCTCCGGCGCAATGGCTGTGGTGTACGACGCTGTGCGCCACGGCAACTCGGCGCTCGCGAGCGGCGACAAAGCGCGGGCCCGCGAGCTTGCCCTGCAGGTGCGCGCGATGCTTGACGTGCTGGGGTTAGACCCGCTTAGCGAACAGTGGGTCGACTGCGCGGAATCGCAGACGGCGGATCTCGGGTGGGCAATCGACGACTTGCTCGCACAACGAACCGAAGCCCGCGCGGCTAAGGATTTCGCGCGCGCCGACGCTATTCGCGACACGTTGACCGCCCACGGAATCAGTATCGAAGACACGCCCGACGGCCCGAAGTGGAGCAGGTAG